A stretch of DNA from Triticum dicoccoides isolate Atlit2015 ecotype Zavitan chromosome 2A, WEW_v2.0, whole genome shotgun sequence:
AATGATGGGCAAATTTAGACGGTTTGTGGATTCCAATGGTCTTAAGGAGCTCTTCTTTCATGGTCGTGCTTTCACGTGGAGCAATGAGAGGGATAACCCCACCCTCACTAAGATTGATAGAGTGTTTGTCTCGGTCAATTGGGAGCTCGACCATCCTGATGGTTTGCTGCAAGCTCTGTCCACGGCCATTTCAGACCATTGTCCGCTTCACCTTGCTATGGAGGATCACTTACAGCCTCATAGAAGGTTTCGCTTTGAATCTTTTTGGATCAAACTTGACGGTTTTGACAAGGCAGTGGTAGAGGCTTGGACATGTGACCCCAGCATCTCGGACCCCTTCCTCAGATTGGACGTGCTTCTTCGTAAGACAGCTCATGACCTAACCGCTTGGGGACAAAGGAAGATTGGCAATGTAAAGCTTCAAATTGCAATGGCAAACTGgatcattctgcagcttgatcgggCAATGGATCACCGTACCCTCTCGGCAGGAGAAAGATGGCTCCGGAACACCCTGAAGCTCACGTCCTTGGGTTTGGCTTCGCTCGAGCGCACGATTGCACGGCAACGTTCGTGAATCCGCTGGCTGAGCGAAGGAGATGCTAACACCAAACTGTTTCATCTGGTGGCTAATGGCAGAAAGTTGAGGAACTTCATACCGGCATTGCAGCTCGAGGACACAGTTATCACCAACCAAAACGGCAAGGAGGAGGCTTTCTATAATGCATACAAGGAGCTTTTGGGCACGTACCAGGCTAGAGAGCACACAATTGACCTCGACTTCCTGGGCATAACACCGTTGGATCTCCAGGAGCTGGATGCCATCTACACGGAGGAGGAGGTCTACTCGGTGATCAAAAGCATGCCGACCGAGAGAGCGCCAGGCCCGGATGGCTTCATCGGACTGTTCTTCCATAGGGCTTGGAGCATCATCAAAGATGATATCATGGCTGCAATTCACAAGCTCCAGCTTGGAAATGGAAGGGGATTTGGTAGATTAAATCGGGCGATTATTACCCTAATCCCTAAGAGACCAGATGCCCGCAGAATCTGTGACTTCAGACCGATCAACCTACTACATAGCATACCGAAGATTAAGGCGAAGCTGATGGCCTCGAGGCTATGTCTGCGGATGCATGAACTGGTCAGCATCAACCAATCGGCTTATATCAGAGGCAGGAACATACATGACAACTTCATGCTTGTCCGACAAGTTGCCAGGAGCTTGCATCGTAGAAAGGCTAAAGGAGTGTTGGTTAAGCTTGATATCTCCCGTGCCTTTGACTCTCTATCCTGGTCGTCCTTGCTCGAGGTGCTAAGAGCCAAAGGGTTCTCTGAACATTGGTGTTCTCAGCTTGCCAGTCTCCTGCCTACGGCCAGCTCGCGAGTTCTAGTGAATGGATGCCCGGGTAAGAAATTCAGACATGTCAAAGGGCTGCGACAAGGGGACCCGGTTTCCCCACTGCTCTTCATCATTGCTATGGACGTCCTCACGGCTATGATTGTGAAAGCGCAAGAATGGGGAGCGATCAGCGCTATGCCAGGGTGCACGCCTTTCCAAAGGCTGTCGATCTATGCTGATGACGTTATTCTCTTCATCAGACCGACTATGGCTGATCTGTGCTTTACTAGCTCTGCACTACAAATGTTTGGCACTGCTTCCGGACTACACGTCAATTTCGCCAAGTCGTCTGCCATCATGATACGCTCTGATGAGACAGACTCGGAGAGAGTGGCGGCTGCTTTGCCATGGAGCATGGATTCCTTCCCGTGTAAGTATCTCGGCATGCAGCTTTTTATCAAGCAGCTCACTCGCTCGGATTGGCAGCCGGTGGTTGATGATGTGCTTAACTTCCTGCCGGGTTGGCAGCGCGGATTGGTCACGAGACCGGGCAGACTGATTCTGGTTAACACGGTGATCAGAGCAAGACCCACACACCATATGTTGGTGGCTGATGCGCCAAAGTGGGCGCTGGAGCGCGCGGACAAGAGCTGTCGCGCGTTCTTCTGGGCAGGAACTGATCAAATCCATGGAGGCAAGTGTCTGGTCTCGTGGCAAAAGGTGTGCCGACCCAAACAACTTGGTGGTCTGGGAGTTTTGGACTTGAACAAGCATGGTCTGGCCTTGAGACTTAGGTGGGAGTGGCTCAAACGTACGGATGATTCGAGACCCTGGTAGGGTTTGCCGTTAGCTATGGATGCCAGCGTTCAGATGGCTTTCAACAGTCTGGTGCATTGGAAACTAGGCAATGGAGagaaaatcctattctggaaggatCGGTGGGTGGATGGCTCGACTATGGGTGAGATTGCACCTCTCATACGACAGCGGGTCCGCACAGAAGTGGCCAATCGGCGCACGGTCAGAGAAGCCCTGCTCATGCATCGATGTGCCAATGACATTTCGAGCGAGCTCTCTGCGGATGGGCTCTTTCAACTTATAAAACTCTGGGATATTATGATCAATATGGTGCTTGACCCAATGGAAAGTGACTCCCCCGCTTGGAGATGGAACAGCAGCGGAGTTTACACCTCTAGATCGACTTATGCCATGTTGTGGCACGACAGTGTACGCTTTGCTCCGGCCGCGGCAATTTGGAAATGCTGGGCGCCTTTATCGTGCAAGCTGTTCATGTGGCTTGCCATGCAATACCGGCTTTGGACGGCGGTTCGACGGCTACGACATGGTTTGCAAGACCAGACATCTGCTTGCTACATCTGCGACCAAGAGGAGGATACAGTTGATCATATCTTACTTCGCTGCGTCTTCGCGCGGCAAGTCTGGCATTGCTGCTTTCTACGAGCCAGGATCACGACCGACCTGGTCCCCACGTAGGATGACAAGATTGCAGATTGGTGGTTGCATGTGCGCAAGCAGATCCCGAAGGAGGCTCGGAAAGGATTCGACTCGGTTGTCATGCTCATCTGTTGGAGTCTTTGGAAGCATCGCAACGGGCTGGTGTTTGGTCCAACCAGAGAAGTCTCTTCTATCGCAAGCTTTACTGGTCAGGTCTTTGATGATCTGCATACTTGGGCGTCGGCGGGAGCTCACGGAGTTACCGCGTTTTATGAGGAGAGTTTAGGTGTAGGAGTGGAGTTTCGAGGGCCTAGTCGTGACTACTTGTGAGTCACCTCGGCCTAGTGTAAGATCCATCTCTTGTACATATTTCTGCCTTCTACTTATAAAGCTAAGATACGCGATTGCGTACTCTTAAAAAAAACCACTGCCCCGGCCCTTCCATACTTTTCATGTGTCCGTCTCTCACACGACCGCCAGCGCTTTCCGCAGGGAGTTCACTTTCTCTTTCCACCTGGTCCACCCCCTTGTTTGACCGCACGTTCCCCGCCACCGGGGATTGCAACGCCGACGGATTGGCTTAGCTTTTAAATTTTATATATATGTAGAAAACTTTGTGATCTTGAGAGGCAGCCTTTTGTAGACACCAGATACAAACGCTTTTCACCCGGTATTGATTCATCCATGAAACTTTTTATAAACACAACAATCAGATAATACTTCAAAACGTCTCAAAAGTACAGATATCATTGGCAAACCTAAGGTACTGCTGGGCAACTAACAAAAAGGGCAACTCTTAAATATGGTGACGGGCAAAACCTCTTGTCAAGATTTTCATAAACATAGGTACTACCGCTGACACTTGCCTGGTGAGAGATTATTGCGAAGCTTTCATGCTCACAGTTGTAGTAAACAAAGTAGTAGCACTTCCCAGTACAAAACTATACTGTGGGACGTTTTATTTAACACGCTACATACGCAGGCGCTCATATAAACGCGTATATACCCACCCCTataaatgcacacacgcacaccctaccccaatAAGCACCTAGAAGAGATTGAGCCggtatatcatcttgagattttactaAGTCACGTAGGTGCCTTGTAGTCgacaggaacgtctcctcccattgaacGCGCATCaacagaaatcctgaaataaattcaggataaatgcgagcaccgggacttaaaCCTTGATATGCTGGgaataccactgtcctcctaatcATCCAACTATAGGTTGGTTTGCACGTTTCATGGACGTTGTTGATCCCGTTTTGCAAGATCCTCTCAAGTATTCCATACTACTACATTAACAACTCCTCTTCAAGTTGTTTCTCAAAGGAAGACAACAAAGTCCAAGGTAAATACTACTCATAGGCTCAAAGCAATTGCACTGTGTTTTAGAAACAAAGAAAAAAGCTACGCCTCAAGATAAAGTACTAAAAATATACTAGCAAAACGGcccatgcattgcaacgggagaaaaaaaataatATTCAATGGCCATGACCACATTTCGCTCCATTATCGAGATACACAATCACTCTCATTTTCATGACatcgtgaacaatttttgaaaatcatgaacagTTTTTTAAACTCGTGAAGATatctgaaatcatgaacatttttacagttttttgaatattttctaaaatcaggaacattttttaattcatgaaaatTTAATACTATTTGTAAACATTTATTTAATTGTAAAATTCTTTAAAAACATTTTACTTGAATAGGCGAACATTTCTAGAATCGACGAACAATTTTTTTGGAAATTGGTCGAGtaatttttgaaattcatgaacatttttttgatttaaagaacattttttgaaatgcatgataatTTTGGAATCAACAAACATTTTATGAATCAATAAACTATTTTGTAACTCacgaacagtttttgaatttttaggatattttttaATACATAAATATTTTTGAATTGACGAATTTTTGTTAAATTTTTTTATTAcacaaacttttaaaaaaatcatgaacattttgtttatttttttaacatTTGTTTTGAATATTGCAAACATTTTTGGAAAACCGCAATCATTTTCTGAATCCACAAATATTTATGAAGTGTTAAATATTTTATTTTAAAattctcatttttttaattttcataACTTTTTTTAAGTACAAATTATTTAAATTAGAAAAAACAAAGAcggaaaaggaaaatgaaaaataaaaaacgaAATTCAGTGTAGGTAAGCTACTTTCTAATGGTGCAAAAGCTTGGCCAAACACcagccttagagcatctccactcgcgcCCCCAACACGCCCCTGAGGGCCGGTTTTCTTGCGCCGGGGCCGAAAAACCCCCCAGTCACCCCCTCCCGNNNNNNNNNNNNNNNNNNNNNNNNNNNNNNNNNNNNNNNNNNNNNNNNNNNNNNNNNNNNNNNNNNNNNNNNNNNNNNNNNNNNNNNNNNNNNNNNNNNNNNNNNNNNNNNNNNNNNNNNNNNNNNNNNNNNNNNNNNNNNNNNNNNNNNNNNNNNNNNNNNNNNNNNNNNNNNNNNNNNNNNNNNNNNNNNNNNNNNNNNNNNNNNNNNNNNNNNNNNNNNNNNNNNNNNNNNNNNNNNNNNNNNNNNNNNNNNNNNNNNNNNNNNNNNNNNNNNNNNNNNNNNNNNNNNNNNNNNNNNNNNNNNNNNNNNNNNNNNNNNNNNNNNNNNNNNNNNNNNNNNNNNNNNNNNNNNNNNNNNNNNNNNNNNNNNNNNNNNNNNNNNNNNNNNNNNNNNNNNNNNNNNNNNNNNNNNNNNNNNNNNNNNNNNNNNNNNNNNNNNNNNNNNNNNNNNNNNNNNNNNNNNNNNNNNNNNNNNNNCGGCCCATTTTTTGGCCCGGCGATCCCAGGCCGAACCCAGCACACTAGGGGGCGCTTGGGGGCTCCGGCGGAGGGAAAATCCGCTCCTGGGCCACCACTGTGAGGCGAAAAAGTATTTCCATGTCCAGATTCGCCCCCGCGCGCCCCCTTCCGTCGTCGTGCATATTCCAGCGCCACCGCCGCTAGAAAAGGTCATTTCCCCCGTCGGAAAAGAGAGGGTCAAACGGCAGCCTCCACCCCGCCCCTAGGCGAGCTTCCCGGCGCTCCGGCCACGCAGGCGGGGACACTGGCGGTTGCACGCCTACCCCGCCCGCCAGGCGTTCGGTGATTTTTCTGCCcggcgatggactcggacgacGAGGAGGCGTTCGCGGCgctactggaggaggaagccgatgccgACGCCCAGGACGAAGAGCACCTCATGGTTCTCGCCGCCCTGGCCGGCCTGTTCGCGAGCAATGCAAAGCCGTGGCGAGGTGGCTCGACGCCGGACCGAGTGAAGGCAAAGCAGAGGCATCGACTGGAAGGCTGTTGCTTACTCTatgccgactacttcgccgatgctccactgcaCGGCAGAAAGTATTTCGGCTCGTTATCGAATGAGTCGAAAGCTCTTCctcgggattgtgaattccatccgagaGTTCGacggctacttcaagtgcaagaaagaTTGCATCGgtacacttggattcacctcactcCATAAGTGCACTACAGCTATAAGAATGCTTGCATACCGAGCTCCCGGTGATATGTTGGAAAACTATggacgcatggccgagtccaccaccattgactgtttgtacaagttctgcagggcagtggtggcagtgtttgggccacaatacttgcgatcacccaatgtcgaagacactgctcggatcctagcacataatgcagcaagaggattcccTAAGATGCTTGGAAGCATAGACTGCATGCATTGAGCATGGAAAAACTGTCTGTTTGCTTGACAGGAGATGTACAAAGGAGCCAAAGGagcttgcagtgtggtacttgaggcaatgGCCACACAGGACATCtgaatttggcactccttctttggcatgcgaggaactcacaatgacatcatcaTACTGCAGTGCTCGAATGTCTTTGtcgagcttgttgaaggtcatgctCCTCCGATGAACGTCGAGGTCAATGGGCGCCACTACAACAGGGGCtactacctagcagatggcatctatccgagatggtccacatttgtgaagactatctcaaaccttgtgccaggaggcaagaactcctACTTTGCCAAGTGtctggaggcttgcaggaaggatgttgaGCGGGCATTtgatgtgctccaatctcgatttgctgttgtccggtaccccgcccTGACCTGTTCGAAAGATTAATGTGGGaagtcatgacttgctgtgtcatcttgcacaacatgatgattgagagcgagcaggaagagcagggtcctcttgcccaagttgatcaccagctaccgataACCTGGAGTAccttcctcaatatgcgtcaggagatccgagacccacaggtgcatcaacaactgcagcacgatctggtggagcacctatggacgcTCAAAGGCAACAcctagctcgacgtgtgatgaaatatgtgtttttatttgttgaactatttgatttgtattgatttctgtgatgaactatgtgataacaATTAGCTTTTTGTTGAATTTGTGCCGAAGCACGCTGAAATTGGGCCAATTTGCGCCAAAAGTGGGCCGAAAACGGCGGCTGGGGGGTCGACTGAAAACCCGAGCCCCCCACGCCGATTCTTCCGCCAGTTGGCCCCCACAAGCCCCTAGGGGGCCGAATGGCTAGACATGCTCTTACAATCTAATCTTCAATTATCTGAAGCCATCAAACAAGGTCGTCTCTATTGTCAGACACTGAACTTAACCATTCTCTACACTCCACTGAAAGAACATTAGCTACACAATATGCAGGATACCAATTAAGACAACCATATTTAGGAGAAACGAAAGCACATTAGCTACACATCATGGACTTTATCCATGTTCAGTTTTTTTTTGGGACAAGCTTTTTTGGGAGTTTATCCAAGTTTTTGTTCTTGtataatactcccttcgtccgaaaaagcttgtcccaagtTTGTctcttaaatggatgtatctagcactaacttggtgctagatacatccgtttgagggacaaacttttgcggacagagggagtattttataAGAACAAAAACTACTTGCATCCATAAAGTAGGTGTCATTTTGGTTttactttgatcacaccagcttGTAAAAGGCAAACACTTGTATGTCAAATTCAGACATGATTACATATTTGTTCTGACTGATATGATATGGAGGCGATTCTTGAGATTTACCTCATTACACAATCACCTTCCAACGGTGAGTAAATCCTTGTTTTTCCCAGTTTCTTCTGCATTTGGCGTCACTGTTGCTTCAGAAAGTTCGAACTTGAACAGATTGCCATGGCATTTCCTTCTGTGTTTGCTCTAATATGGGAATCTTCAGGTAAAGCCATGATACCAGCAGAACCACTATCTGAGATATTTGCGACATTAACTTGGTTAGTGAACGAACCCATGTCATTTTAAGCAACACTGGCAACCTGGAGACTAATTAAATAAATATTATAACAGCATGTTCATAAGCTGTACATGCCTTGCCATATGCCCAATTCTTCCTAATGCAGCTGTACTTATTTAAAAAAATAAATTGCAGTACAAAGAGAAGCAACATTGGAACACTAACAAACATGAAGTCCATGGTCAGAAATCACATGGAGCCTATGAGACATAAATGTCTCCTGTTTATTTAAGCAAAACAATATGTACAATAATAAATTATACAAGATGGATAAATGTATTTTCAGgtgacatacatatgcatcatgGAAAAGCTACCGATTTATTTATGGCTTGTTAGGGGAAAAAATACGTTTGATGAAAAATAAACTGACATAATCAGAGTAACAAACACCATCTATGGAATAAACTACGACGCAATGAAATAAAAAACGATGCGGGCTATGAAATTACGCAGCCCCCCTGGAAGGTTAGATCTTATAATCTCCTAGGGGGAGAACACAGCCGAATCGGAGCAAAAGCACTCTGATATCATGTATATCTATCATCCATTGTGTTGAAAATAGTTATGATGCTGCACATGCCTAGCCATGCTAAATTCTTCCTAATGGAGCTATACCAACTTACCAAAATAAACTGCAGTACAAAGAGAAGCAAGCAATATTGGAACACTAACAAACAGCAAGTCCATGGTCAGAAATCACATGGAGCTAAACTATGAGACATAAATGTGTGTCTCATAGGTATGCAAGAAAAATAATACATACAAACAAACTATGCAAGATCGATGAAAATATTTTCAGGTAACATACAGATGCAGCAGGGAAAAGCTAGCAAGTTATTTATGCTTTGTCAAGGGAGAAAATATGTTCTATGTAAAAGAAACTGGTATTACCAGAGTAACAAAAACCATCTACAGAAACTAAGAGGCAATGTAGGAAAAACAATGCGAGCTATAAAACTAAGCAGCCCCTTGAAGGTCAGATCTTATCATCTCCCAGAGGTGGCACACAGCGGAAATGGAGCAAAACAAACTCTGATGACATGTATATCTACTCGTATCTTGTGTTGAGAAGTATCGATGAATCAAATTACAGAAATTCTAATACAAGCAGGAAGGCGGTACGGCTCAACCAAAGAAGCATGAGTTACATTCAGGAGATCTGTGCTCTAGAAGTTCTTCAAGATTTTATCCTGTGATACGCCATCTGCTGTAAGGGCCGAGGTGACCTCCTCGATCATTTGGCTTTGCCCGCATAGCACAGCCCCAGTGGAAGCAGGATTGGCAATGTTCTTGGCTTCCAAGAACGCACGCTGAACATAACCCCTTTCACCTTTCCAGCCATCATCTGGCCGTGACAGGACCGGCACTATCTTGAGCCCAGATGACTCCCACTCCGCAAATCTCTCCTGATACGCCATTGTTTCCAGATTCCTGGCGCCATAGTAGAGCCTCACGTCAGCTCTCTGCTTGGCCGCGAAGCCGAACTCGATGAGCGAGCGGATCGGGCTGATCCCGGTCCCGGTGGCGAAGAGGAGCAGCGTCTCCGCGGCGTCCGCCGGGGTCACCCTCTCGACCGGGAACCCCTTCCCCATGATTGCGCCGAGCTCCACCACGTCCCCGTCGCGGAGGCCGCAGAGCTTCTCCGCGGTGGCGCCGGGCACGGCCTTGACGAGGAACTCGAAGGCGCCTCCCCCCGGCGGCGACGCGATGGCCATGAAGGCCGGCTTGAGGTCGTCCTCCCCGGGGACGCGGACCAGGAGGTACTGCCCCGGCGCGGTGAAGGAGGACGCGAGGTCGGCGGCGTCGGAGAGGTCTACGCGCAGGTGGAAGAGCGAGCCGTCGGCGCTGGCCGCGCCGATGGAGGCGACGGGGGCCGCGTTCCAGACCGCCGCGTCCTGCTTGACCGCGGCGGCCGCCAGGGAGGGCAGGCGGCGCCGGAGGAAGGGGAGCGAACGCAGCATTTTGGGGCTGGCGAAGGCATgccgggaggaggggaggggggcgaGGGGCGTGGCGGAGATGGTGGCGGCCGTGGCCATGGCGGAGGGTCGGGGCTCCGAAGGCGCCGAGAAAGTAGGAGACCGTGGGGATCGGGTGGCGATTAGGAGAGGAGAGGAACCCGTGGCTCTTGGGATGAAGGTGGGGGTCGGGCTTGGGTGGGCCCGGTGCTGTCAGGTTAGGTGCGCGCGGCCCATGATCAATAAAATCCCACTATCCCATTT
This window harbors:
- the LOC119353251 gene encoding fruit protein pKIWI502-like; the protein is MATAATISATPLAPLPSSRHAFASPKMLRSLPFLRRRLPSLAAAAVKQDAAVWNAAPVASIGAASADGSLFHLRVDLSDAADLASSFTAPGQYLLVRVPGEDDLKPAFMAIASPPGGGAFEFLVKAVPGATAEKLCGLRDGDVVELGAIMGKGFPVERVTPADAAETLLLFATGTGISPIRSLIEFGFAAKQRADVRLYYGARNLETMAYQERFAEWESSGLKIVPVLSRPDDGWKGERGYVQRAFLEAKNIANPASTGAVLCGQSQMIEEVTSALTADGVSQDKILKNF